aattatcCAATATGTCACCCAAGacttgcacattttgcctgattctgagaatactgttgatcttagaaagctGCTTTTTGGTtatagaaaaatagaaaaatgtaaacttcagcaccaaaaatataaCCATATTAATTACATAATGTTTAGGGTGATGTGTGCAAGCAAGCACAAGAAAATAGAGATCAAGGAAACACACCACacagcaagtaaataaatatgtgtgttactTTCTATCAAAAAAAGTACACTAAGTACACAGCATAGTAATGTTTGTGAAGTAATAATTTTACCTTGTTTAGGTCATCTGTCTTGTGCTTCTCTAAATGCAATTTTGATTTAAGAGTTTCAACATCATCTGCAGTAAAAACATGaaatcagttacaaaaaaaattaaatcatagCCTTAGGTAAAACAGATGATTTATCcttcaacattttaaatatggatgttatttatatttatttcacaacatCTGAATGCATTAAAATCAAACTGATGTATTCCACTACCTGAGCAGGCAAACTGATAGATTCTGAATGCACTATGAAGTTTGATAGTGACAGCCAAGTATGATGCTGTACCTGGAAACACTGGGAGTCATTCCTAAGTCATTCATGACAACAGAATTGCCTGGTCTGACCTTGCATCTGCTGACATCAGCATTTTTAATTAGttacaaattataaatgaaCTTTTTTCGTattatagtaaaaaaaatatataataataataatacatgtaactgtcagtGTAAGTTCTGCACTTGTAGTATCACTTACAGAAGTGAAGATTATTTTTAACCAGGACTGActagaaaaaattttaaacaagaaaaatttatttatttgattggcgtcttatgccgtactcaagaatatttcactcatacaacggcggccagcattatggcatgaggaaaccaggcacagcccaggggaaacccacaactatctgcaggtaactggcagaccatcccatgaacaagaaacatgaaaacaaatctttAATTAGTTACTATCAACATCAACACTTCTTCATCACAGCTTACACAGTGATGAACATAAATTTAGTAATTTAATGCAAACACATGACCAGGCAGCTTGAACTTGGGCACTAACTAACCTTGTAAGGTGCATATATACTGCAACTGTTTCTGGATGCCATCAATTGCCTCGTGCATATCTGTTAATTCTAAAAggacaaaacaaacaatcagTTAAACTAATCTTTCTGTAACAACCTTATAtctaaattacaaataaaaataccaCACTCATCTGTTAgttaataatttaaattttagtaAGTGTAGACCATCAAATTCTTAACGAGGCAAAACCAGGCTAAACACTTGCACAACCtgaaataatttaaatgtaGCAGCATTCCAAATTAAATACTCATTAAATTAAAAGACCTTGAGTATATTACACTTATTGCAAAGTAAAGTATTAAATTGTAAATACACTATGCACAGTATGATAAAGAAAGATATATTCACAATGACATCCTGTATTTTTTTAGTTTCTCATAAGGAAACTTGGGATGCTCCTTTGCAGAAATTCACCTTGTCGCAATTTTACATTCCTTTGCTGTAGTTCttggttttcttttcctttggcTGCTAACTTGTCCATTAAGTCTGACCTTGTCCTCTGTAAACTCATCACAGCCTGTTTCGAggtgaaaaatttattttgtgggAGCTTTATACTATGCTCTGTCACAAGAATATTAGAGAGAAAACAGGAACTTCAAAATAGtgaataaatatagaaatgatGTGATGAAAAATGATCAAACCACTATATGGATGACCAGTGGTGAAAGCATCAGATTGGTAAAGAACAGAATCAAACCATAATGAAGGCCTAAACAATGTCATTTTCACTTCTTGTGGGGGTTTGTATTTTCAGTGTACAGTACTTAATATGCTCACACAGCAACCACAATGGAATATTCCACTCACCTTATtctactttacatgtatgtacaacctGGACTTAATGCAtccagtactttttaagataccacccctaacatttacgtAAATGGACAACTGAAAAGGATGtctaaaacaatgtttttaaaacaagcCAATTCtaatttttgtggtattttGCACACCTGTTACACCTCTATTTTGTGCAAATTTCCATCAATCGTCGGATTTTTGCGCAAATTAACCCAAGTGCAGCAAACAACCCTgacaatgttaatttcattcTGTCCCCGACGAAAGCTGGTGTTCAGCAGTGTTCATTTTATGGTGAGAAATGTGTCACTGTCGAAGATTACAAGCAGACCGCTACCAAGGAATGTTTCACCtttcaaaacacttcacagaTTATGCAATGCTACTTCGTATGGGTGTTGAAGTGTTTACATGACTGGAGTTTGTCTCATTTAATTACGTATTACCCATATTATTCGTTTTGCAGATGGTTGCAGAATTGAAATTATGTTTCCTATGGATCTCTagcggcagttttatagtcaataAGGAGGACGAAGTTAAAAAATTTTACATCTCGGGTTACGGCTTCGACCTAAAATAATACCCTCGTCCACCTTACTGACTTTTAACTTGCCGCTAGACACCCATAGCACTAGCAGGAAacattatttgttaattttatggGCGAAGtcttaggtcatttaccgtacaCCATGAGCACAACAATGTGATACAGAAACCGTGAACAAGGGTTCACCGCTGGGACAGACATGTTTTGGGCACAATAAAATACTCCCCACTGTGCTTGTTCCATTTCTTAGTAAGATGACAATAATTTCATATCCTTAGTTTACTGCACGTAAGTAAAGTATTTTAATTTTGCATGGGTAAATGTCAGCTAAGCTCCCGAATGGCGTTATGCCCAACTCATGAACAAAGGTTTAAGAAGTGGGAGTGCCGTAATAGGCCTGTACCTGTTGCCAATGATCAAACTGCTTCAGAACCATTTCCACTTCCACTTGATCTATTGCAGAGTTTCCCACTTCTTGAGCTTCTGTGGCCATCGTTCGTTCAAGGCATTGATGATGATGAGGTATATTCAGGCGAGAAATCAAAGATTGCCGTGTTCATATGCTGTCAACGCCATCGTCTGCTTCCTTCTTCGTATGCGCCCCCTGTCTGCTACATAGTTGGCAAGGGACATAACTATGATTCAAGTGATAAATTCAACAGCGGACTGGGCTACTTCCACGTGTATTGTTCGATCCAACAACGTGTGGTTCATGAGAAGTCATACAGCCAATGTTTACGCTTGTTTTTGGTTTCAAGCAGAAAAGTTGTATAGGTAAATGGTTGTTTTTGTCATTCAACAAGTGATGTTGTCCAAAGGGCTGGTACAATTCCATCTTATCCCCGCTTCCATCTGGCGTCAAACAAAAATAAGGATATAGGCATGCAGGTTTACTTTTATTGAGTTCTCGTAACAGTAAGAAAATAGTTTGTTACCGGTATCACTGTCAGATATACAAGTGCCTTAGTTGGTAAGGGCAGTTCTatcaggaatatttatttatttgataggttcCATGCCGTATtggtattcaagaatatttcactgatacaagagcagctagcattatggtgggaagaaaccagataGAACCTAGTGGAGATCCATGACTAttcgctggttgctggcagaccttcccatgtacaactgaacagaaagccagcatgtgctgggcTCACAGCGATAACATGCTAGCCACTTCATAACTGCAGTATATGTATCTAATATTCTTCTGCCTTGGTGTCTTCTACCACAGTTGGTTAATCAGGCACAAGTCAATAAAATATCTGACCATCAAAATTAACATATCTTGGAATCAATGTTGTTTTGGGATGCAGGTACCATATTTGCTGAAGggagtttgtcagatacctgaaaGTCAGCAGTGTCACTCCTTGCACTCCCCTTTTCTTCAATAACAGACTTGGTccctatcatataagtgaagcattctcCAGTATGTTTTtcatcaccaatcaaataaacaaataatttacgaTCAATGACTTAATAGATTGGAGAATTAACCTTTTTCAGGCATGACTCCACAAAGTGACCTTTTAGCTTTAATAACTTCTAAGTCACTTGATATACATTGCTAGGATCATGTACATGGATACCCAAACTTGATCAGAGCATCTATTTTCCTGTATTATTTCCACAACACTGAGCATACGTGTACTCCTTACcacgcatgcgtcgctctctacctttcgctttacatcacttgTGTCTTCCcgcagaactatttaatcagcattcattaataaaattgtcattattcaatatttctgtacaaaatttactggtGGTGGGAGTGACAttaagcgaaaggtagagagcgatgCTTGCGCTGTAAGGAGAATGAATGCCAAGAAGGATGTCAAACATTGATCTAATTCTACCTCATAAATCCAGTGcctttaattcttcaacagaaatgtcaaatggcaaaataaatatacacgtagCAGTGGTTTATTTCCATACAATCATCCATGTACACCTTACGTTAGAACAATCTCATTAAATGCATTAGGgtttatgtacaatatatatgacTGTGAATGAAACTtcggagagaaaaaaaaatcagaaacacAAACCattctgcaaaacaaaagaaaaaaaaaaaactaaataaggaaaaaaaaatgaatactaCAAAGACTTACTCCTCAGTATAAAACTTTTGTTCACAACATCTTTGTTaagaataaaatgacaaatatggtGTGTTAAAATCACTTCATGTTGTGGCTATGTACATCTTTCACAATGATTCAATGGTATTTCTTACAACAGCTTTTCTCACAGTTTAACATTGTCAACATTACTTGCATCTCTTTCTTGGTAACCTAACAAAGTTTGGTGTTCAAAATGTTAGGTTTGTATGATTTGCAAATTCTGCATCAACCAACCCTGTTCATTGATAGCATTGGTTACAGCAAACTAATCTAAACAAGTACCAGTTAAGTAAAAAACTCATTCATGAATTTGTCATTTAACATGAAATTGTCCAAAAACTTCAATTATCTTTTGTTTCCATAGGTTACCAATCTTTAAATCACTTCAAGAACATATGAAAACACAGGTTATTGTATAAAGATTCAATGATAGAGGAAGATGTATCATGGAACACAATTCTAACGCTTAGCTAAACCTTCACACGATTTCAATCCACTCTGCTTTTCATGATATTCAAATTGTTCCAAAATAAGTGAGAAAGAAGGAAAATGTAGCGCTAATGCATGCAAAGGGAGGCAACTATAATTTTATGAGTAGCTTCTGCCAAGACAAAAACTGACAACAGTTCTTCACAGTTGATAAACATTTAACACTGTTCATTCACAGAAATTTGCATAGCTAGCTACAGAGTCTAAGCATGAGATTTCTTCTGTGAAATAGCACCACCCAGTTTGCTTCTGATAATTTCTTGGTGTTCCCTGCTGGAGAGTCCGCGTTAGGCTTGTGTCACGTGGTTATCAAACATGTGACGCACAGTTTAGAAGGTCCTATACAGTCGTCATGGCAGAAGGCCCCACACTTCTTGCACATGACTAAAGCTTTCAGACTGCAGGCACATGAAGATCCTCCACTGGTGGTCTGCACAGAAGTCCTGACCGGGGCAGTGGTCAATGCATTGCCCGATGAGGTGACCAGCATAGTAGAGGGCACCCGACTTTGGGACATTAAACTGAGCACGGGAGCAGCCGTAGCTATCACAGATACCGTCTCCGATCGCTGCTTCAATAACTGGGTCACTTTAGCCTCCATTTGCTTACTGACTTTGAGATCAACCTTCTTGACACTGCTGACTGCATTGGCTTGATGGACAGAAGCTGCCAAGGGGTGAAGACTGATGCTGCCCGAAACCAAGGTCTGAATGTGACCATTGGACTCAGGGAGTACCACCTCACCCATCTTGACACCAGACCTACCTACGACGGTTGGAGGCTTGGGGAGGTCTGGCGCAGTAGCAGTGCCAGCTTTGGATAAAAAATTGATCTCTTCTGGGCTGAGATTTCTGCTGTGGTTTTCCCTACGCTCTGGAGGAGTGGGTATATGGCCACTGTTTGTCACAGTAATGGGTGTGTCAATGTCCAGACTGGCACAGCCCACTCCACCAACACTGGCTGAGCGCGACACTTCTGCTGGTTGTACTATCACACGTGGCTGGGCATCTGTCGGGGGAGGAGCACTTGACGCCCTTGTGGGAATAGCAGCCCCCAGGGAACCTGGTGGGTGCGACAGTACAATTTGCTGGGGTATCAGCACTTGAGTCCAGTTTGGGCCAGCCAGGGCCACCTTAGCGGGCTGAGCGGCAGCCGGCACAGGTGTGACAAATGTAACATTGGGATTGGTCACCGCGTTGTTCACAGTGCTACCACTTGCCACCTGTAATATCAACTGCTGCCCGGTCCCAGCCAGGGTAATTGGCACCATGGTAGTGCCCTGACCGCAGTCCTCCAGTGCTGCAGACGTCGTCGTGAAAACCGTGGCTGTCTCTGCACCACTCTTTACCACGTTTTGAACCGTGACGTTTTGTACAGGGACATCCACAGCAGGCTGAGGCGCAGCAGTGACTGAAGCAGCCTGACTCGCTTGTGAGAAGAGAAGTTTTGATGCACTCATCTGCGACTGGTTGACAGCCGGCTGCACTTTGCTGCTCGCAACAGCAGACACAACTGCATTGCTGGTGAGATTCGGGGAATTTGCAGTGACAAGCTGTGGACTGGTGCAGTGTGTGGCGGGCGAAGGGGAGCCACCCTTACCTTGAAGTATAGACACCATGGAACTGTTGTTTCTGCTCCGCTCTATCATCTTCTGACAGATCTCTCGTGACCGTTGAACGTTGATACCATCCGCATTCATCTGTGGGGAGTCGGAGCCTGAGCTTGACCCACTGCGTGTGGACTGCTTGGGGCGGCTGGCACCCATgatatttggctggtgttttccGTTACTGCCTGGGACATTCTGCGGACTTCGAGCCTGCACTTTTGCCTTAGTCTGAGCCTTTATCTGTGCCAGCGTCCGTGTGCGCGTCTGGCCGTGGAGAGCTCTGGCAGCTTTAGTTTGTGCTCGAATCTGAGCCAGCGTTCTGGTTTGTCCCTGAGCTTGTGGGGAAGCAGGTTGGGTGGGGGAGGCAGTGCCCTGGGGAGGAGGGGAGGCTGAGGTGGCCAGAGCACCGGCTAATGAGGTCTGTACACTGGACTGCTGCAC
Above is a window of Liolophura sinensis isolate JHLJ2023 chromosome 7, CUHK_Ljap_v2, whole genome shotgun sequence DNA encoding:
- the LOC135469988 gene encoding putative Polycomb group protein ASXL2 isoform X3 — encoded protein: MQTDVSKDKHVKKKKGRTWTEAAKLVLERYPQTPMSHKEILKVIQADNLKEISGNAPSASLNSCLHVYSRGKDSIFYKVAGRLGVYGLMSDRPEGSSLLEMDDDQTDIAEEDAEALDGNPTGREKPMRERKKEKVMCVKLPDHAQTIPPAEGQVGESVAQQNGECPERRNSLSSGQPSTVMVNHQPQASGAPAEMQARRSVRQSQRQKRLAEQNDGQQSGVSGTSSSSISQPEKKKEEKNHQAPVLQPSLSKQPAPTLKERLTFIPFSRGKPRKRTHRKLSAAAQIEQTKEGCIDLETPDSILVNTNLRELINKQTFADLPAYYQYKLLQLLPECDRLVGSDGSSRLSSTALNNEFFAKACEEWRERLSEGEFTPENQQRLNQEEEKEQNKLDPWKTKHFEPAWGKRTPYDVPKATSPIHQARPMSPLQPTVSPLKVKPQVKRPKLVSTMLKQRSISQNVAASTANHATVPKASSIQALLNTPKANAQGSLTTGRERMLQESVSTTKRPLSVPTADTGRITQERLSPPKRSRVVTSGSQGRQSQAKTLAQIKAQTQAARVHKPPSNASRAVCVTVYPGTSVQQSSVQTSLAGALATSASPPPQGTASPTQPASPQAQGQTRTLAQIRAQTKAARALHGQTRTRTLAQIKAQTKAKVQARSPQNVPGSNGKHQPNIMGASRPKQSTRSGSSSGSDSPQMNADGINVQRSREICQKMIERSRNNSSMVSILQGKGGSPSPATHCTSPQLVTANSPNLTSNAVVSAVASSKVQPAVNQSQMSASKLLFSQASQAASVTAAPQPAVDVPVQNVTVQNVVKSGAETATVFTTTSAALEDCGQGTTMVPITLAGTGQQLILQVASGSTVNNAVTNPNVTFVTPVPAAAQPAKVALAGPNWTQVLIPQQIVLSHPPGSLGAAIPTRASSAPPPTDAQPRVIVQPAEVSRSASVGGVGCASLDIDTPITVTNSGHIPTPPERRENHSRNLSPEEINFLSKAGTATAPDLPKPPTVVGRSGVKMGEVVLPESNGHIQTLVSGSISLHPLAASVHQANAVSSVKKVDLKVSKQMEAKVTQLLKQRSETVSVIATAAPVLSLMSQSRVPSTMLVTSSGNALTTAPVRTSVQTTSGGSSCACSLKALVMCKKCGAFCHDDCIGPSKLCVTCLITT